The sequence aaaaaaagaattaattccatttcacatcgtctactgttagtcctaagtgtcccaatacttttgcctagtgtaaGTCGTACGTGTCCCAATATTTTTGCCCAGTGATAGtcgtaagtgtcccaatacttttgcctagtgttagtcttaagtgtcccaatacttttgcctagtgttagtcttaagtgtcccaatactttggTACAGTGGTAgacctaagtgtcccaatacttttgtcttgtGTACCTGCCTTCTATGCAATGTGTGGGCACGttagtgcttcctgcttttaagcagccatcttgagacaacatcagcgcagtggttctttgaagggtcataaaatcaaaaccggagcagtaatcaaaactttgttggacagttttaatcaaaagggttcaatctctcttctatgcgagtttgaagccgaaacgacaaacgcactcggaggagtttacgtttgaaaaaggtgacgggtttttacaaaacttttattttgaaggggtaattgccaacttcctgttgatttttttctgcagaatgtcaattattaaaatgtaggtctaagtgagacctacatagaggtatttgtttcatgtctgtccggcattcctactggaagttacaagcagttttgtgtgttttctcttcctggaagcagttttttctgtgttttattcaaaaaatgcgctagagcacattttttaatttccgggtttagttttttcattaaatcgcaatttttgccagtcctgatgtatgtgccaagtttggtgagttttgaagcattttaagggggtcaaataacagctcaaagaggcaaaaatagcatttttttagcaaaaattttgctttgaatgggtttttgcaaaattttgttgatttttgccctagaagatacaattatgaaatctaggtctgtcagccctacatagaggtttttgttccatgtctctacgacattcctaacggaagttacgaacagtctgttttttgtttttttttctagggggcgctagagcgcaattttcattttttgggtttggttacttaataagttgggaaggtttgccacaccgacgtgtgtgtcaaatttggtgagttttgacgtatgttaagggggtcaaattagggtgcgaatgagcggaataataataaaaccttacagtttcaatagggtccttggatccttgaataaaacacagaaaaaaatgcttctaggaagagaaaacagacaaaactgcttgtaacttccagtagtaatgccggacagacatgaaacaaatacctctatgtaggtctcacttagacctacattttaataattgacatcctgcaGAAAAAATCGGACcctaaatatattgtctttgtagcatatttaactgaatatgggttgaaaatgatttgcaaatcattgtattccgtttatatttacatacaacacaatttcccaactcatatggaaacggggtttgtacatgtgcacagcaggggagctggTTAACTTCTGAGAGTActatgtgtgtttgtgacaatgtcCACGTGTTGTCATTGTGAGTGAGCGGGCGAGTAGAGAGAGAggagcaggacaggtgtaacaactacattatacCTGTCACTATTTAAACTCCTTGTGCAAATCTGAATGCTTATTAATTAAATGTTGACCTAAGtctgaagcaaaggtggtaatactaatcacCACATAtggcgaggcatgttttaaagcagtaGAACGGTaccagtacttttcaaaggtggtatagtaccgatttcaattgattagtaccacgatactttATTAGTAGCAGTAGACTGTACAACCCCACTACACACACGTACAGTACATAGAAtaaagtgtgtttttgttgtttgtgtcctgcagacgtccagcTGCTGATGGGTAATCCAGATGGAGTTTCccctcagtcaggggggagctccactttgaagcaggagactccacaaccaccctgcattaaaaaggaagaggaggaattctgcctcactcaggagggagagtttcttctaggacgagaggaagctgattacaccaagtttccactgaggattctctctgtgaagactgaagatgatgaagagaaaccacaagtaggcaacctcttagctccactatccgatagtgaggctgaagacgaggttgaagtaactttgagcagcgatacagactttGAAGGCGATATaaggactcacactgacaacaaacactctgaatgcTCAACAAAGAAGAGAGGTAAAAAATGTTTGAGCTGCTCAGTTTGTGTTCAAAGTTTTACTAAAATGAGccatttgactgaacacatgagaacacacacagaagaaaaacctttcaattgttcagtttgtggaaaAAGCTTTTCTCAAATGAGCTCTTTGACTCAACACACGaggacacacacaggtgaaaaaccattcaagtgttcagtttgtggcaacagCTTttctcaaaatggctctttgactcgacacatgacaacacacacaggagagaaaaAATTTaactgttcagtttgtggcaaaagctatTCTCGAATTAGCATTTTGactgtacacatgagaacacacacaggagaaaaaccatgTAATTGTTCGTtgtgtggcaaaagcttttctcaaaatagccatttggctgaacacatgagaacacacacaggagaaagaacatttaagtgttcagtttgtggcaaaagcttttctcgaaaTAGCTCTTTGACTGAACACAAGAGattacacacaggagaaaaaacatttaattgttcagtttgtggcaaaagcttttctctaGGTAGCTATTTGattcaacacatgagaacacacacaggtgaaaatctatttaagtgttcagtttgtggcaaaaggtTTTTTCGAAATAGCTCTTTGACTCGacacgtgagaacacacacaggtgaaaaaacatttacgtgttcagtttgtggcaaaagcttttccaGAAATAGctatttgactcaacacatgagaacacacacaggtgaaaaaccgttctattgttcagtttgtggcaacagCTTTTCTCaaaaaagctctttgagtcaacacatgaaaacacacaaagGAGGAAAACCatgtaattgttcagtttgtggcaaaagtttTTCTCGAAATAGCGTTTTGACCGTACacctgagaacacacacaggagaaaagccatataattgttcagtttgtggtgaCAGATTTTCTCGGAATAGCATTTTGtctaaacacatgagaacacacacaggttaaaaaccatttagttgttcagtttgtggcaaaagcttatGTGTCAAGAGAAAATTAActcaacacatgaaaacacacactggaggaAAACCATTGAGTTGTTCAATGTGCGGTAAGAGGTtcccacttaaaggggaacattatcaccagacctatgtaagcgtcaatatataccttgatggtgcagaaaaaagaccatctacttttttaaccgatttccgaactctaaatgggtgaattttggcaaattaaacgcctttctgttcatcgctctttttgcgatgacgtcagaacgtgacgtcaccgaggtaacacacccgccattttcattttcaacacattacaaacaccgggtctcagctctgttattttccgttttttcgactatttttgggaactttggagacatcatgcctcgtcggtgtgttgtcggagggtgtaacaacactaacagggagggattcaagttgcaccacaggcaagaaatctgccgccagacccctattgaatgtgcgggagtgtctccacattttaccggcgatgacagacatggcacagagatgtatggataacctgcagatgcatttgcaacgataaagtcaacgaaatcacaaaggtgagttttgttgatgttgttgacttatgtgctaatcagacatatttggttgcggcgtgactgccagctaatcgaggctaacatgctatttaccggtggtgctaaagcagacatggcacagagaggtatggataacctgcagatgcatttgcaactataaagtcaactaaatcacaaaggtgcgttttgttaatgttgactgccagctaatcgatgctaacatgctacgctaatcgacgctaacatgctatttaccggcggtgctaagacagacacggcacagagatgtatggataacctgtagatgcatttgcaactataaagtcaactaaatcacaaaggtgagttttgttaatgttgactgccagctaatcgatactaacatgatatgctaattgatgctaacatgctatttaccggcggtgctaaagcagacatggcacagagatgtatggataacctgtagatgcatttgcaactatattacgtttccttccacccacatttaatgcgaaacaaacacttaccaatcaaagtacttaagttgctccagtgtcacgagatgcgaaagtcttgatcgtttggtccgcacattttaccggcgatgctaacgcagctattcggccatgctatggctatgaatagcgtcaatagctattcgctcaatagcttcagtttcttcttcaatactttcatactccaaccatctgtttcaatacatgcgtaatctgttgaatcgtttacgccgctgaaatccgagtctgaatccgagctaatgtcgctatatcttgctgtggtattcgcctttgtttgtttactttggcagCACTGAATGACGTCACATGGAAATGGATAGTcgaaatagcgaaaatcaagcactttatagtttttttcagggatattcagggaccggtaaaattttgaaaaaaatgtcaaaaaatacaacaggccactgggaactgatttttattgttttcaacccttttgaaattgtgataatgttcccctttaaaggaaactaaatgagctcaaatatagctacaaatgaggcataatgatgcaatatgtacatacaggtagtctaaatagcatgttagcatcaattagcttgcagtcatgccgtgaccaaatatgtctgattagcacactccacataagtcataaatcattcatgcacagcataataagtttggtggacaaaatgagacagaaaaagaagtggcataaatcatatcccgggggtttacctcgcttgtctgcgggaacagacgg comes from Nerophis ophidion isolate RoL-2023_Sa linkage group LG24, RoL_Noph_v1.0, whole genome shotgun sequence and encodes:
- the LOC133542475 gene encoding zinc finger protein OZF-like isoform X1, with the protein product MNAGQEERPLQQQEDPQPPHIKEEEEDLWVTQEEEFLPGQEEADLSKFPLTVVSVKTEEHEDKPPESSQLHHSPNVQLLMGNPDGVSPQSGGSSTLKQETPQPPCIKKEEEEFCLTQEGEFLLGREEADYTKFPLRILSVKTEDDEEKPQVGNLLAPLSDSEAEDEVEVTLSSDTDFEGDIRTHTDNKHSECSTKKRGKKCLSCSVCVQSFTKMSHLTEHMRTHTEEKPFNCSVCGKSFSQMSSLTQHTRTHTGEKPFKCSVCGNSFSQNGSLTRHMTTHTGEKKFNCSVCGKSYSRISILTVHMRTHTGEKPCNCSLCGKSFSQNSHLAEHMRTHTGERTFKCSVCGKSFSRNSSLTEHKRLHTGEKTFNCSVCGKSFSLGSYLIQHMRTHTGENLFKCSVCGKRFFRNSSLTRHVRTHTGEKTFTCSVCGKSFSRNSYLTQHMRTHTGEKPFYCSVCGNSFSQKSSLSQHMKTHKGGKPCNCSVCGKSFSRNSVLTVHLRTHTGEKPYNCSVCGDRFSRNSILSKHMRTHTG